In Larimichthys crocea isolate SSNF chromosome VII, L_crocea_2.0, whole genome shotgun sequence, the genomic stretch CTGGTTTGCACACTTTTAATTACTTGTTCATGAAAGTTACACTGTGCATTCATGTACTCTGGTTACCTTATTTCAGCTCCTCTTTGTGGATCATTATATGATTTCAATTTGTCCAATTAACTATGTTGCTGAATTTGTGCAATGCTATATGTACTGCTCGTTTTCATTCACTTGTTGGACAAACTTTAAGCTCCCGAtgaaacagagagcagagtgcCATTTGTTTCCGCCCATTAACgtgttttctgtgaaaaaagTGCCAGATGGGGATATTGATTGGCGTTTACAGCAGTCAATAGTGCGTGTGCATTACATCCTCACCACTATGCATTGCAGGTAGTGCTACGAGCAAGTCTACTTTTCAGTAAACACAGCCAGACTTGAGAATGAACACAACTTTCAGTGCTAGCCATATAGTAAGGCAATATAGTAACCtgctgaggtggttttcttgtcGGCCTATTATTGGCTCATTCGGGGGTTGAGACAGGTtgagacaaaaaacatttcatcgGATGCAAAATTGGTATACACCcctgagtgcaggatgagtctTCAGCaacttttatcatttctcaAGAAATGACAAGCTCTAAAATACTATGAAGAATACAAAATATCTAGTAAAATGacttatttgtcattttactagatgtaaatgttaattttgacttcatgactttaaaGAATGACTTTAATTGGTAACACACAAATTAACTGAGATTTGTAAAATCAagttaaaaaaatttaatttaacgCAACTGAAATTGTTTTGAAAAAACCTATGTCTTGCCATGTGATGTAATATTTTAAGTTGGTCCAACAAATCCAACTCTTggtccaactttttttttattgtataaatGCAAAGTCCAGCTTGAagcagatacagacacacatctcAGCTTATTCTGCTGCCAATTATACAAATATCTTTAATTTCATTAAGGGTTGAGAAAAAGATAGATGACATCACCCTTTTTAATAGAGAAAGACGGTCTGACAGGactaaaaaaaagtgctgatcCTTCCAAACGCTGACACACTGGTGAGATTCCTATGACCTGTTTTACTGCTGACATTCAGAACATTGCCTCTAAACACATCGAACAAAGTCAAGTTAAAGAGATACACTGTTGAACCTACACTGCCACATGTTGACTCACGTTCACTCcccacacaccacacgcactaacacacacacacacatacacagagccCTTGACTTTATCAGGAAATTGTCCTGGACAGCATCCTGGGAAGCCTGGACCACACCCagtaaacctgtgtgtgtgtgtgtgtgtgtgtgtgtgtgtgtgtgtgtgtgtgtgtgtgtgcgtgcatgtgtgtattacAGTAATCTTATCACAGTGatacaatacaaacaaatactTTGGACGTACTATAAAAAAGCATAGTTTCTTTCTCATGTTACTTAAATAAACatatgtttgaaaaatgttaatGATCCTTGCAGATAATAAGGAGAAACACTTTTCAGTGAAAGATCTGATAAAtagtttgtttacttgtttgacCTCACATGTGTCAGGATTTGGAGTGAACCAGCCCTTGTAGTAAATGGAACATATGTTGATATACTGAAGGCtctacatatattttttattattgtttaagaATATATACAGATTACAATGACTGTTACGTCAtctattgtttatatttttgcataCATATTGTTTGCATAATGAAGCACCTATATAAATACAGCAACATGAGTCTGCACTATTGAAGAGGACGTCTCCTTTTCAGGATGATAACCATGTAACAAACTAATATGCTGGATATGTGcgagtgtgtaaatgtgtgcatgtgtgcgtgtttgtgtgtgtgtgtgtgtacaaacatcACTCTCCCATTGTGTTGGGGACAGTCGCGTGAGAGCGACCAGAGGGTCAGCTGCGCATCACATCAAAGATTTGGCTGTCTGTAAAAGACCtcactgtcaacacacacacacatgcacaaacacacacacacacacacatattcacatacaaatacaaactcCCATCTGAGGCTCCTGTGCAGCTCCTCACACTGAACAATCATCTATGACAGGCGTGGTCATTGTGGGGTCCCAGCgggaagaaaaaagacaaaagagccGCAGGAAAGAGGCCGAACACTCATCCTCACTGAGGACACAGATCTctccctcacaaacacacacacacacaaacacacaatcctatgcacacagttttatacagattaggtgtgtgtgtttgtgtatttgacATGATCTGCAGAGAAAGGAGGAGCGTAacagctgtgagtgtgtttaagTGCTGTAAATTTTATGCAGAAGAAGGTtaagcatgtttttttatttattcaaatctaATTTGCCAAAAAGTATTATCTGTCAAAGGTTGAAacaagtcagatttttttttaatactccaaaaacaaaaatctggaTTTACAACCACAGCTGGAGCTCTCTCTGAAGCTTGATGATCTTCCAAAATTCATCTATTATAATAATGATTTGTAACATCTGAGTTTGGGTAGAAATGAACACAGGCCCTATTTAATCAATCTTGATCCAAGTCAATGTTAGTCTGCTTTCTTCCATGTTATATTTCTTTAATCTGTCCAaaaatgtgcacacaaaaaTCCAgtaccagtgttttttttttctttttttgtgaaagtTTCCACTCTATGACAAGACAATTTAAACATTATAATCAGACTTACATGTGCTCTAATTTATGTTTGTCCCCCCCCTCTGAATACTGAATAttggaatatttaaatatctttattatatttatttctgttgggattaaaataaataaataaatataacataggCATAGCATTGCGCTCTTGCGCCATCGTGTGGCAAAACATTGCAATCGCAcgatactgtttttttttttttttttaatatttagtgCTTAAACCTcgatttaaaaatgaaaagaaaactcaaTTGTAGTTTAAAATAACCCTAATTATGCTTTTCTGTaaccctgctgtgtgtgtttgtcgtcAGTCGCATGGCGGCGCTGCATTTCTTCCTCTTACCTCGTCGCGTCTTCCGGGCTGTCGTCGACCAGGTGAGGGTTCACAGGGCATGCGGAGGTCGTGTTTTGCTTTCAGCTCCCACTTTAGCTGCCACTCGTGATGTGATGGCTTTCCTGAGTTGGTTCATGAGAAGGCAGCTGTCGCCGGCCTTGTCCCACTTCGCCCGGACAGTGAAGCTAGTCCGGCCTCCGTGCGCCGGAGCTCCGCTGAGGAGGCTGCACGGTTCGGCGCGGCTGCGGGTCGCAGAGAAGGGGGGACCGTGGGGGAAGACCCGGGGGCCGGAGCAGCAGTACCAGCTCACAGACCTCGACAAGGCGGACGCTTTGGTAGGTTCAGTCCGGGAGGAGATAACTGTACAGTGAGCTTTTGTATACCAGCTGTGAAATCTGCTTTTGCTTTCGTTTCCTCCTGTGCTAAAACTCATCATAAACCCACAAtgaaaccaacaaaacaaacattgctgATTAAATTAGAGGTTGATAATAGTATTTTCTATTTCTTGCAGATGCTGAGAAAGTCCCATGAGACAGGTAACCTGACTAAATCCATGTTGGAAATAAAACTTTACCTGAGTAACAGATCAGCCTTTTCTGGGATGAAAGTTTGTTATCTTTGTAGACACATCCCAGTTATTGATGATATAGatgaatgttgttgttattttccgGTTTCCCAAGAGAAATATTGTCTTGATTAAGGGAACCAAAACCAAatatcacaataaaaacaaatttaaggTCCCATATTGTAGAAAATTAGActtcattttgttattatttgcaGATCTAGGTGCTGTATAACTACCGTGAAAGTATCAAAATGCTCAATTCATGGAGAAATGCAGTTTATAAACTGCGCCTTTTTAAACGAATGTTCAGGACTTGTCACGACTGTACAGTCACCACCCTTAGATCAAATGAGGCGCTGTGGCGAATCGCTGCAGGGTTGTGCAgcagtgtggtggtggtgctcgctcactctccttcactctctgtGTCACTCAACCACTGAGcgctcttcctctctcaaacCAATATTTTGCATTGTAACCGGCGAGCCAGatacagatttagaagctgtgtgcgtgaaataaacaaagccaaacacaaaaggtagagtatcagagttttaGTCCATGAACTTtacctgtacagcactttgtttaTGTGgtatttcaggctgactgtgtcAGCTTCACTGGTCTGATCGTCTCATTGGCAGCCATAGTGTGACCTCAGCGTTGCGTTTCCCTAAACgttgaaataaatctaaatctttgCTGGATTTAGTCTGAATCTAGCCTTAGGCATGCCCCCAGCATGATGGTTTTAATATTCAAACCCACAAATAGGTCTTCTCATTGAtatcaaaacttcaaataaaacaccataAAGTGTAGAATATGGGACCTCTTAAATAGGAACATGTGCCAACGTTgacctgaaataaaaacaaccaagcAAGTGAGCAGGCGTTTTTATCTTTGACAGCTGGTGGAAATGCCTCATTAGATGAGTGCAGACCGGAATTGAAGGTTTTTAAGTATGTATTTAATTATAGagacatttatcatttaacaaTGACGATGTAACACGACAATAACAGtgcaataaaattaaaattcattcactgtttattaaaaacaaaaaacagggcTGTGTATTATggttaaaatgttttccctGCTTGTTGATGGATGCAAAAtcacagcagcatcaacagttTCCATGGTTCCCTGAAACCTTCGTGcaagaataaaaactaaataattaaaaaacattcacacgtttaagcctctctctctctctctatttttattttgtcatctgTGACCTTCTGTAAAACCTGCTTCTTCTCATTATAAAAATTCTCATTGTCGTAACATTAATTAACCTTGATCCGTCTCTCAAACTACACCATGTTGGGTCCTTGAATTAGATTGTTGACGTGTGTGAACCttgcatcacttttttttccttctttttttaaaatcgcAGTTTGATTTGAATGATTGATTCTGTAAACGGTAATATGGTTTGGTCATACAGTTACAGTACGTTTGCAATGAAGGttgataaatgatgaaaataaatgtactgcTCTTGCAAGGAGCACAGATGTCAGAGGGCAAAACTTTAGTACTATCTAACATTTCAATGACCGTCCAGTAGTGAGAACATTTAGTGGAGAGAATGACTGAGCTGTTTGTTGACTTGACAGGCTTTTAGTCTGTCACATTGAGGGGTGGTGACACTGGTTCGGAACTTCATTTGGTATAGCTCTGAGTAAGCAGCAGGGAGAGGGGGATATGGAGTGGGGTATAGTTATTACTCATCTGCTTTATTTTGACTAGTACATAGAGATTGGTGATATCACTTAAGCTCCTTAAGGTCCAATCAGCCTGAGTGAAAACACTCGTGCAGCTGTGCACAGCTTTTTACTGAAGgctatcaatcaatcaaatgtaCTTTTTGTTTGACCTGTAGTCCAACTACAGGAGGTTTTTTGTGTAAATACTGCAACCTTGACCTCAAGGTATTCATTTAGAGTTACTGTCCCAGAGGAAGATTTCCTTTCACAGACATTTGGATGTTTAAAGCTGTGTCCCTAtgctggttctcaaactgtggtacatgTGCCACTGGTGGTACTTAACCTCCCTCTAATAGCACCTGGAGgaataaaataagttttgcgTTTCCTGTAATtatgtttcactgtcagtgccatgattagttacaagctaaaatgtgacagtaaaataGTATGCAGAGATAAGATGAATGCTTCAAGTTACAgcaatcgtggctccaaatgAGAAATATTAGGAAACAGATCAGGACTATTCTTTTTCCACCCACTTCTGAGGTGGTATGTGGTGTAAAAGCTTTGAGAAACACTGTAGTACTACATACTAAATGTATATAGTTCATACTATTCTAATTGTCGTAGTATACtgtttttgcattcatttacattcagtcatttagctgacgcttttatccaaagcttacagggagcaatttggggctcggtatcttgcccaaggacacttcgacatgcagactggaggaatcagggatcgaaccaccgatcatctgattagtggacaatcCGCTCTACCTCCTTAAccacatattaaaatatatacatttttttaaatcaatgatgCAGTATGTTTGCCCACGGACATCAAACTGCAACCTTGGACCTCTACTGCCAATTAAACGTTACAAGATATGTCTGAATATGTCATcgtatttttttcccccctgcagCTTGAGGATGATCTCCAGGGGGggaaatttaaattattttcagaCGCAAAATTACTCTAtgacacatatatatatatctgtcaaCATCTGCAATTTGTTTTAGTGCTTTTTTAGCTGTGAGGAGctctgtactgtgtgtgtgtgtatataattaTATTCAGTGTTTATAAAAGTCCAACTTACCAGAAAGTTCTGTTTAACACAACAATAATTATATTATCATATGCATGTAAACAGTGTGATTGATTCTGGCTTTCAGCACACATTTCTGGTCGGGCTGTAACACGTCAGCTGTTTATTTCTGGCTTTGTTTTGCAGGATTCCTCTCGTGGTTCAGAAACGGTCTGCTGGCGACTGGCATCGGAGTCATCGCATTTGTCCAGAGTGAAGTTGGACGAGAAGCAGGATATGGTACCGACTTAACTGTTTTATGTACAAACCACCAGCAAACTCGTAGCCAAAAAAAGCTCTATGGTAGTGCAATAACAAACAATAGCTTTAGTAACAAAAGTTTGCTTTTGTCCTAACTTTCTATATAACGAGTGGGtataagaaaaatgaaataataataataatagctttGAAGTGGAGGAAAGTTCGAATTCTACTTAATGTATAGCCCCGTTCTTTTCGTCCTAAAATCAATCACTTTAGAGAACCTTgcaatagattttattttttgattaacttctaaaatgaataatttcacaAGGATTTCTGCAATTGACAAAAATCATGAGCAAATAACAAGCCGAACCTCTTTGATATCTAGTTGTTACCAACGTGATGCCTGTCTGAAAATGCCAGTGTTAAATTTTTATTAAGCTAGACTTTCATTTAATCATGAACTATTCATTGTGTTTCATGCACATTAATGTGTGAAAAACCAACAGCTATGATACTAAATGAAGTCATGATTATGTCGTGTTATTTCTTACATGTAATACCTGTCTTGAAGATCAATCAAGGGCACGAGAGTGGAGATGAGGACttctattttattctcttttattttttgctttgacTCAAGAGAACATATAGACCCAATCTGCCTCCATCTCAGATTTAATTGCAGCGAGCTATGAGGAAATCAATAGGATCTCTACAATAATACCGTGTCAATCTGTTTTCCCTCAGCTTTCTTTATcctgggaggtgtgtgtgtgtcgtttgGCGGCGCCTCATACATTGGCAGCCTGTTTGCCTTACGGAGGATGATGCTGCTGTCTGTGCCGGCACTGCTCATCCAGAGCGCCGCGGTGGGCACCGTCGCCCTCTTCTGGCTCTGCGCGATATCGCTCTACATCGGCCGTCTGGAGGTGGAGATCATCcacgaggacgaggagggagaggatgaggaagagtgCAGGGAGTGCCGCGAGAGGCGTGAACATAGGGGTTACCGCGGCTCCCACGACAGCAGACATCAAGACAGTGAGGACAATGGCGGCAAGGGGCCAAATAAGTAGACATGCTGGATAGAGAGCAGAAAACGGTGTGTGTGATGGTTTGATTCAGGGCTTccccttgtatgtgtgtgtgggtgtgtgtgtgtgtgtcattgtgtaaAGACTATTGTTAAGGTGAAGAACGACTTTTAGACCTTTTTGAAAAGCTGGtcttaaaatgctgaaaattTGACTACATTCACTTCTGGTgaataaattagatttttttttttgtaagattTCTTATAATCAGACATATTCAAAGCTGCTTCACTTACATTGTCAGTCTGTCTGAacattgtaattattattattattttttttttacatcctcacattcacagacacactgcaAAGAACATCATATATTTGTTCACTTTAGCGTATGCAATAATTTTTGGTCTGTTTCCGTAGAGTTTCTCGACTCAGCTGTTATtggatgctgtttgttttatcatctTCTTCAGCATAATTAACTGTGATTGAATACTTGAAGTTTTCATTAAagtcttgaaataaaacaagtgaCATGCTGTGAGGTCTAGAAAGAATCAACATCCTGTGTGCAGGTTTCAGgtttctattttcttcttctttttttttatcgcAAATCAATGAGGGcttagaatatatattttttacagagGTTCAAGTTACCCTGtgatcatgttttattttgttctgtaaaGACAATAGTTcagtcagtttttgtttgtcatcatATTCTTTCTCAGACTTTTGGAAACAAAGTAGTATTTTTCACAGCTTTTTCTGTGGTTATATATTTTGCTCTGTATTGTTGATATACATGTACAGTACGTAATGTAACCATATACCATTTTACCTTTTGAGTGAACCTAACACTGTCCGGTGACCACTACAACTATTGTCTTAATGGATGTAAAGAACAGGTCATAGTATGGAGTTTATAATATCGAGGGATTCACCgtttacttttgtttgtgtttgcaccaCTTTCAATGCACCCTGctgtacatacagtaataaAGCAAGAAGACATCTGTCCAGACTTCAGTGtggacttttttgtttttttaaaataggtCGGTGGTCCCAAACCTGAGACCACAAATCAAGACCTTCCAAGAGGTCACAAAAAAGTTCTAATCCCCAAATGATAATATTTTTATCTGATATTAACAAGAGAAGTACTGGATGTTTGTACCTCTTCAGGTGTTGCAAGTTGCttaattttaaagaatgatAAGTTTAACTTAAATAGACTATTAATCTTTTTTTGGTAATTAGATTAAATCCAAATTTGTCAGGGAAGTTGTGCCACTAAACCTCAACTGAGGTGATTCTAACCTGATCttaattatttcagtttaaattaGCTTATGTGGTgtatatttctaaatatatatgtgAGACACATAAGTCTAAGGGTTGTGTAGTATTTAAGTATGTAATATTATTCCTGCACAGGAGTGCTGGTTAGTTTCTGATTTCTGAGCATAATGAAGCTGCTGTTTGTAGCAGACTGTGCGCAGTACATGATGGGAGGCAACAGCGTACATACATAATGCACTGAAAGATGGGGATCAATAGAGGGCATGGTCCCACCATCacattatttttatctttttttttctagaagtTTCAAAGCCGTCTCGACACCACCAGaagtgaatttgtgtgtgtgtgtgcgtgtgtgtgaagtttGATGAAACTGATTAGTTTCCAGACAAAGTACAGAGGACATGACCTCTGTGTCCTCACTATTAGCTGCGGCCCTGGTGGGGACATAAATGAAATTTGAAAGCACTCGTACAGAGAACGCACGCTCCATAATTAAACACATACACTTTCATTAAAAACTGAGATAACACGTGCAGATCTTTATtctgaagaaatgaaaaacctTCAATCGCAGCCAATTAGCACAAACCAATCAGCACAAATAGAGGCCTCTACCTGACACCTAAAACCTTAAAAGAAGATGTCATATTTTTTGGATTATGCAAAGGCCCACTTTAATGTGTAAGTGCTGTCAGACTCAGTCGTAACTCTCCCTACAGCGTGAGTCAAAAGATGTACAAACTGTCCACACACGCATGCTGTACATGCATAATTTTTATAATGAGCTGCTCATCTGCGAGCCTGTGTGAATatatgaactgaactgagcagcatgaagtgtgtgtgtgtgtgtgtgtgtgtgtgtgtgtgtgtgtgtgggagtgttgGTGATGGGGGGGCTTTGTCTGTGATAACTATCACTGACTGGGTTAGGGCGAAGGTCTGTGATATCTCCCGGCCATCGACACACAGTGTTGCTGTTGAGACTCACCTCAGAGTcaccctctcttcctctcctccttcgctctctctcctctcctctcctctcctctcctctcctccaacCTCTCCCTCGCTGATTCCCAGGGCGTTTCAGTGCAGTTGTGTTTCACATGCAGGGTGTGTCTAGatggctgctgcagtgtgacCAGCACCCCATCTCCTCCCCTTGagcccctctcctccctcagatCCTCTTCTACCCTTTCGCCCTCgagtctctttctttctggaCTCCTCCTCACgttcgcttctcctcctcctcttcccctctcctctcctcacctcaccctcctcttctctcctctcttctcttctctcctcagcGGCTGCATCTGACTGCACAGGTCTGTTTGGCATGCAGGAGGCTCCTGAGGCCTGGCGCGTCTAAAGGGCAGGGCGCCCAGAGGCAGGAGACGCGCCCTCACTGACAAACACCATCTACCCCAGACCCCCAAGCAACTAGCAGAAACCACAACACAGTCACAGCCGAGTCCAGGTCTAGCCTCATACATCTCCAAAACTGAGCTGCACATCTACACCCTGAAAGTAGGAGCCTTAACCTCTGCTTATTTTGAGAGCAGATTGCTCATCTGCTCTCAGGTGTTAAATGCCATGCGTATGGATCAAAGGATC encodes the following:
- the tmem160 gene encoding transmembrane protein 160; the encoded protein is MHIQNRMAALHFFLLPRRVFRAVVDQVRVHRACGGRVLLSAPTLAATRDVMAFLSWFMRRQLSPALSHFARTVKLVRPPCAGAPLRRLHGSARLRVAEKGGPWGKTRGPEQQYQLTDLDKADALMLRKSHETGFLSWFRNGLLATGIGVIAFVQSEVGREAGYAFFILGGVCVSFGGASYIGSLFALRRMMLLSVPALLIQSAAVGTVALFWLCAISLYIGRLEVEIIHEDEEGEDEEECRECRERREHRGYRGSHDSRHQDSEDNGGKGPNK